The Leucobacter chromiiresistens genome has a window encoding:
- a CDS encoding quinone-dependent dihydroorotate dehydrogenase produces the protein MRWYPILFKTVLRRMDPETAHHWAFRVIQAVPLAGRAMRRICGPDPDLRVRALGQTFPSPFGLAAGFDKNATAIAGLGAIGFGHIEVGTLTRHAQPGNPKPRMFRLVADRGLINRMGFNNGGSAAAVPRIERARLRRRRPVIGVNIGKSRVTEVEDAVADYVWSTERLAPIADYLAVNVSSPNTPGLRGLQELELLEPLLAAVREAAGATPLLVKIAPDMEDEQIDGIVALAKRLGLDGVIATNTTVSREHLRASAEEIARMGAGGLSGEPLRDRSLEVLRRIRAAESDPEFCVISVGGVESAFDVLERLRAGATLVQGYTAFIYAGPLWARSINRGLLRAGYRGSGAPGEQL, from the coding sequence ATGCGCTGGTACCCGATTCTCTTCAAGACCGTCCTGCGACGCATGGACCCCGAGACCGCCCACCACTGGGCGTTCCGCGTCATTCAAGCGGTTCCGCTGGCCGGCCGCGCGATGCGCCGGATCTGCGGCCCAGATCCCGACCTGCGCGTGCGAGCGCTCGGACAGACGTTCCCGAGCCCCTTCGGGCTCGCGGCGGGCTTCGATAAGAACGCGACCGCCATCGCCGGGCTCGGCGCCATCGGCTTCGGGCACATCGAAGTCGGCACGCTGACGCGCCACGCGCAGCCCGGCAACCCGAAGCCGCGCATGTTCCGGCTCGTCGCCGATCGAGGGCTGATCAACCGCATGGGGTTCAACAACGGCGGCTCGGCCGCGGCCGTGCCCCGCATCGAGCGCGCGCGGCTGCGCCGGCGGCGGCCCGTGATCGGCGTGAACATCGGCAAGAGCCGCGTCACCGAGGTCGAGGATGCCGTCGCGGACTACGTCTGGAGCACCGAGCGACTCGCCCCGATCGCGGACTACCTGGCCGTCAACGTCAGCTCGCCCAACACGCCGGGTCTGCGCGGACTGCAGGAACTCGAGCTGCTCGAGCCGCTGCTCGCCGCCGTGCGCGAAGCGGCGGGCGCCACCCCGCTGCTCGTGAAGATAGCCCCCGACATGGAGGACGAGCAGATCGACGGGATCGTCGCACTCGCGAAACGGCTCGGCCTCGACGGCGTCATCGCCACCAACACGACGGTGTCGCGGGAGCACCTCCGCGCCTCCGCTGAGGAGATCGCGCGCATGGGCGCGGGAGGACTCTCCGGCGAGCCGCTCCGAGACCGCTCGCTCGAAGTGCTCCGGCGCATCCGCGCCGCGGAGTCCGATCCGGAGTTCTGCGTGATCTCGGTCGGCGGAGTGGAGAGCGCGTTCGACGTCCTGGAGCGCCTGCGCGCCGGCGCGACGCTGGTGCAGGGCTACACAGCCTTCATATACGCGGGGCCGCTGTGGGCGCGCAGCATCAACCGAGGGCTCCTGCGGGCGGGCTACCGGGGGAGCGGCGCGCCCGGCGAGCAGCTCTAG
- a CDS encoding DUF3043 domain-containing protein produces MAQKGAANEQGATDGSEAVVGKGRPTPSRKQAEAANARPIVGSRDKAAIKEQRRQQAELRERARVGMMQGDERFLGPRDRGPQRRFVRDYVDARWNVGEMLIPMMLVVLVMTFIPGPVQVISLFVIWAFVGLAVLDAVFLGMRLKRKLAEKFGEDRVQPGYRWYAAMRAFQFRPLRAPKAVVKRGAFPS; encoded by the coding sequence GTGGCTCAGAAGGGCGCTGCGAACGAGCAGGGTGCAACGGACGGCAGCGAGGCCGTCGTCGGCAAGGGGCGCCCCACGCCCTCGCGCAAGCAGGCGGAGGCCGCGAACGCACGCCCGATCGTCGGCTCCCGCGACAAGGCCGCGATCAAGGAGCAGCGCCGGCAGCAGGCGGAGCTGCGCGAGCGCGCACGCGTCGGCATGATGCAGGGCGACGAGCGCTTCCTCGGCCCGCGCGATCGCGGCCCGCAGCGGCGCTTCGTGCGCGACTACGTGGACGCGCGCTGGAACGTCGGCGAGATGCTCATCCCGATGATGCTGGTCGTGCTGGTCATGACGTTCATCCCCGGCCCGGTGCAGGTCATCAGCCTGTTCGTCATCTGGGCCTTCGTCGGCCTCGCCGTGCTCGACGCGGTGTTCCTCGGCATGCGGCTCAAGCGGAAGCTCGCCGAGAAGTTCGGCGAGGATCGCGTGCAGCCGGGCTACCGCTGGTATGCGGCGATGCGCGCGTTCCAGTTCCGCCCGCTGCGCGCTCCGAAGGCCGTGGTCAAGCGCGGCGCGTTCCCGAGCTAG
- a CDS encoding HesB/IscA family protein → MSTETIAPEGASAIEQAHGVQLSAAARDKVASLLAQEGRDDLRLRIAVQPGGCSGLIYQLFFDERELENDAVVDFDGVGVVVDMMSIPYLNGATIDFEDTIQKQGFTIDNPNAQGSCACGDSFS, encoded by the coding sequence ATGAGCACCGAGACGATCGCACCGGAGGGCGCCTCAGCCATCGAGCAGGCGCACGGCGTGCAGCTGAGCGCTGCGGCCCGCGACAAAGTCGCGAGCCTCCTCGCGCAGGAGGGCCGCGACGACCTCCGCCTCCGGATCGCCGTGCAGCCGGGCGGCTGCTCCGGCCTGATCTACCAGCTCTTCTTCGACGAGCGCGAGCTCGAGAACGATGCGGTCGTCGACTTCGACGGCGTCGGGGTGGTCGTCGACATGATGAGCATCCCGTATCTGAACGGTGCGACCATCGACTTCGAGGACACCATCCAGAAGCAGGGCTTCACCATCGACAACCCGAACGCGCAGGGCAGCTGCGCGTGCGGCGACAGCTTCAGCTGA